In Leptospira ellinghausenii, the following proteins share a genomic window:
- a CDS encoding alcohol dehydrogenase catalytic domain-containing protein, producing MNLKFRAKDYLSSDSFESAEYEYIGNQKDGWEIKRNGEPYLQLGPGYIPLKTISCGVCSTDIDRRFLPFPLPQIIGHEVLAEGLEENQGKQFVVEINDTYEARGDKEPDLFCKEGIPTHSPERRVLGIDRLPGGFGPYILAPINAAINLEGVSPKAAVLMEPFAAALQAIIASPPKKGDHVAVLGPRRLGSLILAALSSYRKSNQSDFRITAITRHDHLVKLSKEMGADEVIDLRITNVENLKNKFDIVYDTTSTPSGFESAIQIAKREVHLKTTNGQPMAGINHLTELVVDELSILPFSEQNTKFHWQKETRTNKNIFVFENVSEEIKTKLKQDFNVYVGNEKTAETILSSKEFLDHLPRFDVVVVSNPNEIGFAIRPNPNHENSLVRPRGAILVDTTNTKLWPAVQSLVGEFFKEGKEIHSSRCGDFHMAISLLRENPEITKSLETNLISHRYPADKLEEAYNKAKDPSSVKVVVDFQ from the coding sequence ATGAATCTAAAATTTAGAGCAAAGGATTATCTCTCCAGTGACTCCTTTGAATCGGCTGAATACGAATACATAGGCAATCAAAAAGACGGATGGGAAATCAAACGAAATGGTGAACCCTACCTCCAATTAGGTCCAGGCTACATTCCATTAAAAACTATCTCATGTGGTGTTTGTTCCACCGATATCGATCGGAGATTTTTACCATTTCCTCTCCCACAAATCATCGGGCATGAGGTATTAGCAGAAGGACTCGAAGAAAACCAAGGCAAACAATTCGTTGTTGAGATCAACGACACTTACGAAGCCCGAGGTGATAAAGAACCAGATTTATTTTGTAAGGAAGGAATTCCAACACACTCACCTGAACGAAGGGTTTTAGGGATCGATCGATTGCCTGGTGGTTTTGGACCTTACATCCTTGCTCCGATAAACGCAGCTATCAATTTAGAAGGAGTTTCTCCAAAAGCGGCTGTCCTTATGGAACCATTTGCTGCCGCCTTACAAGCCATCATCGCTTCTCCTCCGAAAAAAGGAGACCATGTGGCCGTTTTAGGTCCTAGACGATTGGGGAGTTTAATCCTTGCTGCACTTTCATCCTACCGCAAATCCAATCAATCAGATTTTCGCATAACAGCAATCACTCGCCATGATCACTTGGTCAAATTATCGAAAGAAATGGGTGCCGATGAAGTTATAGATCTTCGCATCACAAATGTAGAAAATCTCAAAAACAAATTTGACATCGTATATGATACAACATCTACTCCGTCGGGATTTGAATCTGCCATACAGATCGCAAAAAGAGAAGTTCACTTGAAAACTACCAATGGCCAACCTATGGCAGGGATAAATCATTTAACAGAACTTGTGGTAGATGAATTGTCCATCCTCCCATTTTCAGAGCAAAATACAAAATTCCATTGGCAAAAAGAGACAAGAACAAACAAAAATATTTTTGTTTTCGAGAATGTTTCGGAAGAGATCAAAACCAAATTGAAACAAGATTTTAATGTTTATGTAGGGAATGAAAAAACCGCTGAAACTATTTTATCTTCCAAAGAATTTTTAGATCATTTGCCAAGATTTGATGTCGTAGTTGTCTCAAACCCGAACGAAATTGGATTTGCCATCCGACCAAATCCTAATCATGAAAATTCATTGGTACGACCACGAGGGGCGATCCTTGTAGATACTACCAATACCAAATTATGGCCTGCCGTTCAAAGTTTGGTAGGCGAATTTTTTAAAGAGGGAAAAGAGATTCATAGTTCCCGTTGTGGTGATTTCCATATGGCGATATCATTGTTACGAGAGAATCCAGAAATTACAAAATCATTAGAGACAAACTTAATTTCACATCGATACCCTGCTGATAAATTGGAAGAAGCATATAACAAAGCAAAAGATCCATCTAGTGTAAAGGTAGTTGTTGATTTCCAATAA
- a CDS encoding NUDIX domain-containing protein, whose product MSKHGFFQITQKLFLRDGNSLLVLRDQKSGHGDLPGGRMNEDEFFEDWMDSVYREIKEELGENIKIEVNPKPIFVHKHMVNEGNFPCIIIAYEAKLIQGNVQLSDEHDYMEWVDIHSFDPKKLFSEYMLDAVQLYLNQYA is encoded by the coding sequence GTGAGTAAACACGGTTTTTTTCAAATTACCCAAAAACTCTTTTTAAGAGATGGAAATTCTCTATTAGTATTACGTGATCAAAAATCTGGTCACGGTGACCTCCCTGGCGGAAGGATGAATGAAGATGAATTTTTTGAAGACTGGATGGATAGTGTTTATCGAGAAATTAAGGAAGAATTGGGTGAGAATATTAAAATTGAGGTTAACCCAAAGCCAATTTTTGTTCATAAACATATGGTTAATGAAGGAAATTTCCCTTGTATCATTATCGCATATGAGGCTAAATTAATACAAGGGAACGTTCAATTATCAGATGAACATGATTATATGGAATGGGTAGACATTCATTCATTTGATCCAAAAAAACTTTTTTCGGAGTATATGTTGGATGCTGTCCAACTTTATTTAAATCAATATGCATAA
- a CDS encoding hydrolase, carbon-nitrogen family protein codes for MHNLYVPPYKILLFIVLFGIGYGSATFIKEHDMNLPSPMLEVPKSDFSFNFDFKFNFDFDFNFSKPEVDEEIQKPEKSWNDVTIQTNGTDRKYGNLVGIQLVLKPEDYVKEEWWRERIEETLIKGKSSGIFDRKTIVIFPEHLGSGLVFLNEKSRFLSSDTLEEALKTKGENFTIKDLLFSKAELMSEVYVRTFSNLAKEFNVPILGGTIVLPNPKIVKGNLVLDPNGPLYNVAIPFSADGKLMEPIVKKSILTEDELKVYSAGESNQDRIWIVPGWKVAIFIGQDVFDASLYSRLTGKAIDGLISPSAVFPNMKWSDKDLSDSNIWKQEGMPKYIKSTRAQDLVQVFLSGHLFENHWNGKTFNLRDFTFEDQVISVESPTILNLYF; via the coding sequence ATGCATAATCTTTATGTACCTCCTTATAAAATTTTATTATTTATCGTTCTTTTTGGAATTGGATATGGTTCTGCAACTTTTATAAAAGAACATGATATGAATCTTCCATCTCCAATGTTAGAAGTACCAAAATCTGACTTTAGTTTTAACTTTGATTTCAAATTCAATTTTGATTTTGATTTTAATTTTAGCAAACCTGAAGTTGATGAAGAAATACAAAAGCCTGAAAAATCATGGAATGATGTGACCATTCAAACGAATGGAACAGATCGCAAGTATGGTAATTTAGTTGGAATTCAGTTAGTATTAAAACCAGAAGATTACGTAAAAGAGGAATGGTGGCGAGAAAGAATTGAAGAAACTTTAATAAAAGGAAAATCTTCTGGAATTTTTGATCGCAAAACTATCGTTATCTTTCCGGAACATTTGGGCTCTGGCCTTGTTTTTCTAAATGAAAAATCTAGATTCTTATCTTCTGACACATTGGAAGAAGCTCTCAAAACAAAAGGTGAAAATTTTACCATTAAAGATTTATTATTTTCCAAAGCTGAATTGATGTCAGAAGTGTATGTCAGAACATTTTCGAATTTAGCAAAAGAATTTAATGTACCCATTTTAGGTGGGACTATTGTACTTCCAAATCCAAAAATTGTAAAAGGCAATCTGGTATTAGATCCAAATGGCCCGCTTTACAATGTTGCAATTCCATTTTCTGCAGATGGAAAACTGATGGAACCAATTGTGAAAAAATCCATTCTTACAGAAGATGAACTTAAAGTATATTCTGCTGGAGAATCTAACCAAGATCGTATTTGGATTGTTCCTGGTTGGAAAGTAGCCATTTTTATTGGGCAAGATGTTTTCGATGCTAGTTTGTATAGTCGCCTAACAGGAAAGGCTATTGATGGATTAATTTCTCCATCCGCTGTGTTTCCGAATATGAAGTGGTCAGATAAAGATTTATCGGATTCGAATATTTGGAAACAAGAGGGTATGCCAAAATACATCAAATCGACAAGAGCACAAGACCTGGTCCAAGTGTTTCTATCTGGGCATTTATTTGAAAATCACTGGAATGGAAAAACTTTCAATTTGAGAGATTTTACTTTTGAAGACCAAGTGATTTCGGTAGAAAGCCCTACAATCTTAAATTTGTACTTTTAA
- the prfA gene encoding peptide chain release factor 1 — translation MIDRLKKIQEKYLRIEDELAKATASDTLKNLSKERSRLTPVYTKADEYLRITKDCQDAKSLLESENDPDMHSMLKSEIEEGEKKLEELAKELEIMLLPPDPNSGKSILVEIRAGTGGEESGLFCADLFRMYNKYADKKGLRAEIIDMSPTGIGGYKEIVFSLDDDRAYDLFKFESGTHRVQRIPETESGGRIHTSAVTVAILPEAEEKEVEIRDSDLRIDVYRSSGAGGQHVNTTDSAVRITHIPTGIVVASQEERSQIKNRDKAMRVLRARIVDQMAETAKQSADALKKAQVGSGDRSERIRTYNFPQGRCTDHRIGFTSHNLPAIMEGDLDELIDALIQEDRSKRLAEAKA, via the coding sequence ATGATAGATAGATTGAAAAAAATTCAAGAAAAATACCTGCGTATCGAGGATGAGCTCGCCAAGGCAACCGCTTCGGATACTTTGAAGAATCTATCGAAAGAAAGATCTCGCCTAACGCCCGTATATACAAAAGCAGATGAATATCTAAGAATTACGAAAGACTGCCAAGATGCAAAATCATTATTAGAATCCGAAAATGATCCAGATATGCATTCTATGCTAAAATCAGAGATTGAGGAAGGGGAAAAAAAATTAGAGGAACTTGCAAAAGAACTCGAAATTATGTTATTACCTCCCGATCCAAATTCTGGAAAAAGTATCCTTGTCGAAATCCGTGCTGGAACGGGTGGAGAAGAGTCGGGATTGTTTTGTGCAGATTTGTTTCGTATGTATAACAAATATGCAGATAAAAAAGGCCTACGTGCAGAAATCATTGATATGAGCCCGACGGGGATTGGTGGTTATAAAGAAATTGTATTTTCATTGGATGACGATAGGGCATATGATTTATTTAAATTTGAATCAGGAACACACCGTGTGCAACGGATTCCCGAAACAGAATCAGGTGGAAGGATTCATACCTCTGCTGTAACTGTTGCGATTCTTCCTGAAGCAGAAGAGAAAGAAGTTGAAATTAGAGATAGTGACCTTCGAATCGACGTTTATCGGTCGTCAGGTGCTGGTGGTCAGCACGTTAACACAACAGATTCTGCTGTAAGGATCACACATATTCCAACAGGAATTGTAGTCGCTTCCCAGGAAGAACGTTCTCAAATTAAAAACCGTGATAAAGCAATGCGAGTTTTGAGAGCAAGGATTGTCGACCAAATGGCTGAGACCGCCAAACAAAGTGCAGATGCGTTAAAAAAAGCACAGGTCGGATCGGGTGATAGGTCAGAACGAATTAGGACGTATAATTTTCCACAGGGACGTTGCACGGATCATAGGATTGGATTTACGAGTCATAATCTACCCGCAATAATGGAAGGGGATTTGGATGAATTAATCGATGCGTTAATCCAAGAAGATCGGTCTAAAAGATTAGCGGAAGCCAAGGCATAA
- a CDS encoding S8 family serine peptidase yields MKFGQYGLVTFLILGLIFGNCNPVKKNDPFSDNLILLLLINSLLNAREVDCTFSSADTDPFYSDQWHLQNLGQFGGTPGEDARVKTVWDQGYSGNQVIVSVVDDGLDIRHEDLSANISVTTRGLNMFNNTFNPSHSYSNSFHGSAVGGVIGARGGNAVGLRGAAPCSKLVGVNILEKSTIYTSDEYRAMVNESGRVYISNNSWGSPDVYGWLWPSSSLWQQGINEGVTLGRGGKGTVYLWAAGNGANGGTVASPVLVDNANYDGQANYYGVMAIGGIGENGKKAAYSESGANLWVVAHTQGNNTTAYTTAISTTDATGVYGLNAGGTSGDYINSSYTKKFNGTSSATPLAAGVIALLLSKNPNLTWRDVRELVAYSARQNDPSDPDWTTNAAGLNINHKYGFGAIDAQQLLVRSNSWSPIGAALKTETMNSISPGTSIPDNDLVTGANASYSVSSSISYIEFVDVEFTTNHTYFPELKITITSPSGTVSVLSEVHACRNPSNNSGCTSGNTSIANMTGSSTYRFGLTRLLGENPNGSWTIRAYDGATGDTGTIQSVRLKIYGR; encoded by the coding sequence ATGAAATTTGGACAGTATGGATTAGTTACATTCCTGATTCTCGGTTTGATTTTTGGGAATTGTAATCCGGTCAAAAAGAATGATCCATTCAGTGATAATTTAATTTTACTCCTTTTAATCAATTCTCTTCTCAATGCTAGGGAAGTGGATTGTACTTTCTCTTCTGCTGATACAGATCCCTTTTATTCAGACCAATGGCATCTGCAAAACCTTGGACAATTTGGTGGAACCCCTGGCGAAGATGCACGGGTCAAAACGGTTTGGGACCAAGGTTATTCTGGAAACCAAGTGATCGTAAGTGTTGTCGATGATGGTTTGGACATTCGACATGAAGATTTAAGTGCAAACATCTCTGTCACGACTCGTGGCTTAAATATGTTTAACAATACTTTCAATCCCTCCCATTCTTACTCCAATAGTTTTCATGGTTCAGCAGTCGGAGGAGTGATTGGTGCGAGAGGAGGCAATGCAGTTGGACTTCGGGGTGCCGCTCCATGTTCCAAATTGGTTGGCGTCAATATTTTAGAAAAATCAACGATTTATACTTCCGATGAATACCGCGCGATGGTCAACGAATCAGGAAGAGTCTACATCTCTAACAATAGTTGGGGATCACCGGATGTCTATGGTTGGTTATGGCCATCTAGTAGTTTATGGCAACAAGGGATCAATGAGGGCGTAACTCTCGGTCGCGGGGGAAAGGGTACAGTTTACCTTTGGGCAGCGGGGAATGGCGCCAATGGTGGAACTGTCGCATCACCTGTATTAGTTGATAACGCAAACTATGATGGGCAAGCAAATTATTATGGAGTTATGGCCATAGGTGGAATTGGGGAAAATGGAAAAAAAGCAGCCTACTCTGAGTCAGGTGCGAATCTATGGGTTGTTGCCCACACACAAGGGAACAATACAACTGCTTACACAACAGCAATTTCAACAACGGATGCCACTGGAGTTTATGGATTAAATGCGGGTGGTACTTCTGGAGATTATATAAATTCAAGTTATACGAAAAAATTCAATGGAACTTCTTCTGCGACTCCATTAGCAGCGGGAGTGATTGCATTACTTCTCAGCAAAAATCCCAATCTAACTTGGAGAGACGTACGCGAGTTAGTTGCTTATTCGGCCAGACAAAATGATCCTTCTGATCCTGATTGGACAACAAATGCAGCAGGCTTAAATATCAACCATAAATATGGATTTGGTGCCATTGATGCCCAACAATTACTCGTCCGTTCTAATTCTTGGTCTCCTATCGGCGCGGCACTGAAAACAGAAACAATGAATTCTATCTCACCTGGTACTTCGATTCCAGACAATGATTTAGTAACTGGTGCCAATGCGTCATATTCAGTTTCCTCATCCATTTCTTATATAGAATTTGTTGATGTTGAATTTACAACGAATCACACATACTTTCCAGAATTAAAAATCACAATTACCTCACCTAGCGGAACTGTGAGTGTTCTTTCAGAAGTGCATGCATGTCGTAATCCATCTAATAATTCGGGATGTACTTCCGGTAACACGTCCATAGCTAACATGACTGGTTCCTCCACCTATCGTTTTGGCTTAACTCGTTTGCTCGGTGAAAATCCTAATGGAAGTTGGACAATTCGAGCTTATGACGGAGCAACCGGTGATACGGGAACCATCCAGTCTGTACGATTGAAAATTTACGGTAGGTAA
- a CDS encoding ATP-binding protein — MSSLTEKHLLTIVKKSGIGILILNQNYEIVIANQWFLKSSNLSEQDLENKLIFDAFPELVGTRTLKSIEQCIQFSQYSILTHTLNPYPFPLYENEQKMFKNERIYQYLHIIPISIEDESNSFCMIQISDVSQQVTREKLLREQMVIAKEREIDAKKASQAKTDFLASMSHEIRTPLNAILGMADTLAETNLSEEQVEYLTVLRNSGKALYNIINDILDLSRIESGKLEIESIEFSIRDLLKETISLFLMKAKAKGIRINYTVSENISETIKGDSTRIQQILINLIGNAMKFTENGSISVNASLSNSNKVLILDVEDTGIGIPNEKLHSIFESFTQVDSSTTRKYGGTGLGLTITKKLILMMKGEIFVESELGKGSKFSIHIPYERLVHRESNIHQHWLDLELPDPENFPKCKILLAEDSEENVFIIKTFLRKYPIELMIAKNGKDALEKFQNEKFDIILMDMQMPEMDGLEATTEIRNYEQKQNVDPLLMVPIIAISANVQKEAISKSFLAGITSYLSKPVKKLEILKLIYFYLAL, encoded by the coding sequence GTGAGTTCTTTAACCGAAAAACACTTATTAACAATTGTAAAAAAATCAGGAATAGGAATTCTGATTTTAAATCAAAACTATGAAATCGTAATCGCAAATCAATGGTTTCTAAAAAGTTCCAATCTTTCAGAACAAGATCTCGAAAACAAATTAATATTTGACGCATTTCCAGAGTTAGTTGGAACAAGAACTCTTAAATCAATTGAACAATGTATACAATTTTCGCAGTATTCCATACTTACACACACTTTAAATCCATATCCATTCCCCTTATACGAAAATGAACAAAAGATGTTCAAAAATGAAAGGATTTATCAATACTTACACATCATTCCAATTTCTATTGAAGATGAATCTAATTCATTTTGTATGATCCAAATCTCAGATGTTTCTCAACAAGTAACTAGAGAGAAATTATTAAGAGAACAAATGGTGATTGCAAAGGAAAGAGAAATTGATGCAAAAAAAGCATCACAAGCTAAGACAGATTTCTTAGCTTCTATGAGTCATGAAATTAGGACTCCTCTCAATGCAATTTTAGGAATGGCAGATACTTTAGCCGAAACAAATCTATCTGAAGAACAAGTTGAGTATCTTACTGTCCTTCGAAATTCAGGAAAGGCATTATACAATATCATCAATGACATACTTGATTTATCTAGAATTGAATCAGGTAAGTTAGAGATTGAATCCATAGAATTTTCAATTCGAGATTTATTAAAAGAAACTATATCCCTTTTCTTAATGAAAGCAAAAGCAAAAGGTATTAGAATCAATTATACTGTGAGTGAAAATATTTCTGAAACTATAAAAGGTGATTCTACTCGTATCCAACAAATTTTAATCAATTTAATTGGAAACGCCATGAAATTTACAGAAAATGGAAGTATTAGTGTTAATGCTTCTTTAAGCAACAGTAATAAAGTATTAATATTGGATGTAGAGGATACAGGAATTGGTATACCAAATGAAAAGTTACATTCAATATTCGAAAGTTTCACCCAAGTGGATAGTTCTACTACAAGAAAATATGGTGGAACAGGTCTTGGTCTTACAATCACAAAGAAATTAATATTAATGATGAAAGGTGAAATTTTCGTCGAAAGTGAACTTGGAAAAGGATCAAAATTTTCAATACATATCCCGTATGAAAGATTAGTTCATAGAGAATCCAATATCCATCAACATTGGTTAGACTTAGAGTTACCAGATCCAGAGAACTTTCCTAAATGTAAGATTCTATTAGCAGAGGACTCTGAGGAGAATGTTTTTATCATTAAAACTTTTTTACGAAAGTATCCGATTGAATTGATGATTGCTAAAAATGGAAAGGATGCCTTAGAAAAATTTCAAAATGAAAAATTTGATATCATTTTAATGGATATGCAAATGCCTGAGATGGATGGACTCGAAGCGACAACGGAAATTAGAAATTATGAACAAAAACAAAATGTAGATCCGCTTCTTATGGTTCCTATCATTGCAATTTCAGCAAACGTACAAAAAGAAGCTATCAGTAAAAGTTTTTTAGCTGGAATCACTTCTTACTTATCTAAACCCGTAAAGAAATTAGAAATACTAAAACTCATTTATTTTTACTTAGCACTTTGA
- a CDS encoding chemotaxis protein CheX, protein MNHLTELERDSLCELFNISLGGAAKLMSEMISDEILLTVPSLKLITESEAKNFENLANKDVCTVEQKFVGDIGNGSAFLLFHKSASLEIVKMMMKDYVALNEVSQFEKDALSEIGNIILNAILSNLAKMSNYKIETQIPEFFSGKYEELLLNRNPNSNEDNSILLVFIDYQLKGKEIKGYIFFILNFDSIKNLSRVLIEKLK, encoded by the coding sequence ATGAACCACTTAACAGAGTTAGAAAGAGATTCATTATGTGAACTTTTCAATATCAGCTTAGGTGGAGCTGCAAAATTGATGAGTGAAATGATCTCTGATGAAATTTTATTAACAGTTCCTAGTTTAAAACTAATTACCGAATCAGAAGCAAAAAACTTTGAAAATTTAGCGAACAAAGACGTTTGCACTGTCGAACAAAAGTTTGTTGGTGATATTGGAAACGGATCTGCATTTCTATTATTCCATAAAAGTGCTAGTTTAGAAATTGTGAAAATGATGATGAAAGACTATGTAGCACTCAATGAAGTTTCACAATTTGAAAAAGATGCACTTAGTGAAATTGGTAATATCATTCTAAATGCAATTTTGTCTAATTTGGCAAAAATGTCCAATTACAAAATTGAAACGCAAATACCTGAATTTTTTTCTGGGAAATACGAGGAATTATTATTAAATCGAAATCCAAATTCCAATGAAGATAATTCTATCTTATTAGTGTTCATTGACTATCAGTTAAAAGGTAAAGAAATTAAAGGTTATATATTTTTCATTTTAAATTTTGACAGCATCAAAAATTTATCTAGAGTATTGATTGAAAAGTTAAAGTAG
- a CDS encoding response regulator codes for MSQKKALIVDDSTVTRLMIRKIISENHPNWEILEAESADKAKSILPDHLDIDLFSLDQNMPGTLSGLDLAENLKSNYPNSKIVLITANIQDAIKNRAKNLGIDFVEKPVTPEKIIPLLEKI; via the coding sequence ATGTCACAAAAAAAAGCACTTATAGTTGACGATAGCACAGTCACCCGATTAATGATTCGGAAAATCATTTCCGAAAATCACCCCAATTGGGAAATATTAGAAGCTGAGTCAGCAGATAAGGCAAAATCCATTTTACCAGACCATCTAGACATTGATTTATTCAGTTTGGACCAGAATATGCCTGGTACATTATCTGGCTTAGATTTAGCTGAGAATTTAAAATCCAACTACCCGAATTCAAAAATAGTTTTAATTACCGCAAACATCCAAGATGCAATCAAAAATCGAGCCAAAAATTTGGGAATAGATTTCGTCGAAAAGCCTGTTACTCCTGAGAAAATCATCCCATTGTTGGAAAAAATATGA
- the metF gene encoding methylenetetrahydrofolate reductase [NAD(P)H] has protein sequence MHISEILGKKQTTISFEFFPPKNEEASEDLFRNIQELSQMNPAYVSVTYGAGGSTRDLTHDLVVKLQEETGLTIVSHLTCVGSTKEEIGEILKRYQKSGIHNIMALRGDPPKGQNEFQKTENGFEYAGELVGFIKGNYPNMGIGVAGFPEGHPSTPNRLKEIEYLKWKVDQGADYICTQLFFNNDYFYDFVERCEIAGIKVPIIAGIMPITSRKGMARMAELSLGTNFPAKLLKSLSRAEDDTYAENVGIHWATEQVRDLLDHKIAGIHMYTLNKSKATRKIYESLGIRNFDRIV, from the coding sequence ATGCACATTTCTGAGATCCTCGGCAAAAAACAAACTACGATCAGCTTCGAATTTTTCCCTCCCAAAAATGAGGAAGCATCTGAGGATTTGTTCCGAAATATCCAAGAACTATCTCAAATGAACCCTGCTTATGTGAGTGTCACGTATGGTGCGGGTGGATCGACTCGTGACCTAACTCACGATTTAGTCGTCAAATTACAAGAGGAGACTGGTTTAACAATTGTTAGCCATCTCACATGTGTTGGTTCCACCAAAGAAGAAATTGGTGAGATCCTAAAACGATATCAAAAAAGTGGAATTCACAACATCATGGCTCTTCGTGGTGATCCACCAAAGGGCCAAAATGAATTTCAAAAAACAGAAAATGGATTCGAATACGCCGGAGAATTGGTAGGATTCATCAAAGGGAATTATCCAAATATGGGGATTGGAGTTGCTGGATTTCCAGAAGGTCATCCTTCCACTCCCAATCGTTTAAAAGAAATTGAATACTTAAAATGGAAAGTTGACCAAGGTGCTGACTATATCTGCACACAATTGTTTTTTAATAATGATTATTTTTACGATTTTGTAGAACGATGTGAGATTGCCGGAATCAAAGTTCCAATTATCGCGGGTATCATGCCAATTACTTCCAGGAAAGGAATGGCACGAATGGCTGAATTATCCCTTGGTACTAATTTTCCTGCAAAATTATTGAAGTCATTGTCACGTGCGGAAGACGATACCTATGCAGAAAATGTTGGGATCCATTGGGCAACTGAACAAGTCCGTGATTTGTTAGATCACAAAATTGCAGGCATTCATATGTATACACTCAACAAATCTAAGGCCACACGCAAAATTTACGAATCACTCGGGATCCGAAATTTTGATCGTATCGTTTGA
- a CDS encoding SDR family NAD(P)-dependent oxidoreductase, producing MKLSGNTILITGCGMGIGALTAERLANEGNDIIGVDINQSLLKEIQKKVETSGRKFYGYVCDLSKEEDIGNLIKKIRKNKLSFQVLINNAGIAPSGPFEGKDFSVWEKALQINVHGPMKLVYESLPILREQKEACIINLASIAGKFGTEGTVTYSATKHAMVGFSQALKMELYETQIGVSWICPSMAKTRMIEGVKPSFFTPVIEPDQVAKAICKAIVKNPGEVLVPSYLRSTIVIMPALFPKFSLWLAVKTKASKGWLLANKGLEKNIPV from the coding sequence ATGAAATTATCTGGAAATACGATTTTGATTACAGGCTGTGGAATGGGAATTGGTGCTCTAACAGCAGAAAGATTGGCAAACGAGGGAAACGATATAATCGGAGTTGATATCAACCAATCCCTATTGAAAGAGATCCAAAAGAAAGTGGAAACGTCTGGAAGAAAATTTTATGGTTATGTTTGTGATCTTTCCAAAGAAGAAGATATCGGAAATCTCATTAAAAAAATCAGAAAGAATAAACTCAGTTTCCAAGTTTTGATTAACAATGCAGGGATTGCTCCGAGTGGTCCCTTCGAAGGAAAAGATTTTTCTGTTTGGGAAAAAGCCTTACAAATCAATGTTCATGGACCAATGAAGTTGGTTTATGAATCTTTGCCAATTCTCAGAGAACAAAAAGAAGCATGTATCATTAATCTAGCAAGTATAGCAGGTAAGTTTGGAACAGAAGGAACTGTCACTTATTCCGCAACCAAACATGCAATGGTTGGTTTCTCTCAAGCCTTAAAAATGGAATTATACGAAACTCAAATCGGTGTTAGTTGGATTTGTCCATCAATGGCAAAAACTAGAATGATAGAAGGTGTCAAACCTTCCTTTTTTACTCCTGTTATTGAACCAGACCAAGTTGCAAAAGCAATCTGTAAGGCGATAGTGAAAAATCCTGGTGAAGTCCTTGTCCCTTCTTATCTCAGGTCTACTATCGTGATTATGCCGGCTCTCTTTCCTAAGTTTTCACTCTGGCTTGCCGTAAAAACAAAAGCGTCAAAAGGTTGGTTACTTGCCAACAAGGGGCTTGAGAAAAATATTCCTGTTTAG